A genomic window from Daphnia magna isolate NIES linkage group LG9, ASM2063170v1.1, whole genome shotgun sequence includes:
- the LOC123475820 gene encoding xaa-Pro aminopeptidase ApepP-like: MAQKLDAVVLTALNEIAWLLNLRGGDVPYSPLVEGYVYLSLDRIVLFIQPTKTMELIREHLNSDNCQEETICVEVRHYENVFNDLPVSTKNVDSVLLPSNYAYSEGVSFAIYETIPAVKRQTSPSPLILLKETKKAIEVEGMKNAHMKDAVALSDFLSLLQEQIHEGKVQWDELKVVHTLDEYRQQQDLNRGPSFSTIAAFGPNGALIHYKPSLETNRIIDNSSFLIIDSGGQYLDETTDVTSTFHFGLATQRQKEIYTRVLMGAIDLAALVFSDSIADSHVDIIARQNLYQVELDYHHETGHGIGSFLNVHESIQRLTKWKCCLVVLTRLLRRSHSSEYQQQRTSPFPRQLFLF, from the exons ATGGCACAAAAGCTGGATGCCGTTGTATTGACGGCCCTGAACGAGATCGCTTGGCTGTTGAACCTGAGGGGTGGCGACGTGCCCTACAGCCCTCTGGTAGAAG GTTACGTATATTTATCGCTGGATCGCATTGTGCTCTTTATCCAACCGACGAAAACGATGGAACTGATCCGGGAACACTTGAACAGCGACAACTGTCAAGAGGAAACTATTTGTGTCGA AGTGAGACATTACGAAAACGTCTTCAACGACTTGCCCGTTTCAACGAAGAATGTCGACTCTGTCCTGCTGCCCTCTAACTACGCCTACAGTGAAGGAGTCAGTTTTGCCATTTACGAGACG ATTCCTGCAGTCAAGAGACAGACATCGCCTTCACCATTGATTTTATTGAAAGAGACGAAAAAGGCCATCGAAGTGGAAGGAATGAAAAACGCCCACATGAAAGATGCAGTGGCCCTATCcgattttctctctcttctccaAGAACAG ATTCATGAAGGCAAAGTGCAATGGGATGAGTTGAAAGTCGTCCACACGTTGGACGAGTATCGCCAACAGCAGGACCTGAACCGAGGACCATCTTTCAGCACGATCGCTGCATTCGGACCAAATGGCGCACTTATCCATTACAAGCCGTCGTTGGAAACCAATCGAATTATTGACAATTCCTCGTTTTTGATAATCGACTCTGGTGGCCAGTATCTTG ACGAGACGACGGATGTGACCAGTACATTCCATTTTGGTCTTGCAACTCAGCGTCAGAAAGAGATTTACACTCGTGTTTTAATGGGAGCTATCGACCTGGCTGCACTGGTTTTCTCCGACTCAATCGCGGACAGCCACGTCGATATCATCGCCCGTCAAAACCTCTACCAGGTCGAACTGGACTACCATCACGAAACCGGCCATGGCATTGGCTCCTTTCTCAACGTTCACGAAAGTATACAACGACTGACCAAATGGAAATGTTGCTTGGTTGTTTTGACGCGCTTATTACGCCGGTCCCATTCAAGTGAATATCAACAGCAAAGAACCTCACCGTTTCCGCGCCAACTATTTCTTTTCTGA